AGAACACCTTTTATTGCCAGATGGCCTGAGCGCATAGCATCTGGAACCTCTTCCGATCATATCTCAGCCTTCTGGGATATATTACCAACACTCTGTGAAGTAGCTGATGTGGAGCCGCCGAAAGCTACGGATGGGATTTCTTTCTTCCCTACATTAGAAGGCAAGCATGAAGAGCAAAAACAACACGAATATTTATATTGGGAGTTCTATGCAAGAGGGGGGAAACAGGCTGTTCGTAGAGAAAAGTGGAAAGCCATCCGATTGAATACGTGTACCGATAATCCCAAACCGATAGAATTATACAACCTCAGTATTGATCCTTCTGAGGAAAATAATGTTGCCAATAATCATCCTGAAATTGTTGAAGAAATGAAGCGGATTATGAAAGAAGCCCATGATCCGTTACCCGAGTTCAGTTTGAAAATGAATTGGTAATTAAGAATCCGAATTAATTCAGAGATCACTAAGGCAATAAGAGTAAAAATAAATAAAAATCTGATGAAAAAAAATATATTTATATTTCTTCTTATTATAATTTTTTGTTCTTGTGGTTCC
Above is a genomic segment from Bacteroidales bacterium containing:
- a CDS encoding DUF4976 domain-containing protein; this translates as RTPFIARWPERIASGTSSDHISAFWDILPTLCEVADVEPPKATDGISFFPTLEGKHEEQKQHEYLYWEFYARGGKQAVRREKWKAIRLNTCTDNPKPIELYNLSIDPSEENNVANNHPEIVEEMKRIMKEAHDPLPEFSLKMNW